A single region of the Lysinibacillus sp. B2A1 genome encodes:
- a CDS encoding amidohydrolase, giving the protein MKEALDRLRPRLMEIFTYLHANPEVSWHEVETTNYIFNLLTNEGFSPIRFKNSTGLYVDIGKGSPKVGLRTDIDALWQEVDGVFRANHSCGHDGHMTMAIGALLLLKEQAQSFKGTIRVIFQPAEEKGTGALSVLKEGVIDDLDFLFGVHVRPVHELEDGTYCAALYHGASRLMEGEIIGEDAHAARPHLGVNAIEVGATIIEDLRTIHTDPMIPVSIKMTKFHAGGESGNIIPGNASFTIDIRAQQNDVMDALAQGVKRVIDSSKILHKVQIELRTVANIVAAEVDTTAQYIMEQAIVQATGLSNLRKPVRTPGGEDFHHYAVQRPHLKTSMLGLGCGLTPGLHHPKMRFKQARLVTGVEILTRAVLLALESGNTKEASA; this is encoded by the coding sequence GTGAAGGAAGCATTGGATCGTTTGAGGCCAAGACTAATGGAAATTTTTACGTATTTACATGCAAATCCAGAAGTAAGCTGGCATGAGGTTGAAACCACCAATTATATTTTTAATTTATTAACAAATGAAGGATTTTCACCTATACGCTTTAAAAACAGTACAGGACTTTATGTTGACATAGGAAAAGGCAGTCCTAAGGTTGGCTTGCGTACAGACATAGATGCATTATGGCAGGAGGTAGATGGTGTATTTCGAGCAAATCACTCCTGTGGGCATGATGGACATATGACGATGGCTATTGGTGCTTTATTGCTCTTAAAAGAGCAGGCTCAGTCGTTTAAGGGTACTATTCGTGTAATATTCCAGCCCGCTGAAGAAAAAGGAACAGGTGCTTTATCGGTTCTAAAGGAGGGGGTTATTGATGATTTAGACTTTTTATTTGGTGTCCATGTAAGACCAGTGCATGAACTTGAAGATGGTACATATTGTGCTGCATTGTATCATGGCGCCTCACGATTAATGGAGGGAGAGATTATTGGTGAGGATGCACATGCAGCAAGACCACATCTTGGTGTAAACGCCATTGAGGTAGGAGCTACGATTATTGAAGATTTGAGAACCATTCATACAGATCCAATGATTCCTGTATCCATCAAGATGACTAAATTCCACGCAGGGGGAGAATCTGGCAATATTATTCCGGGGAATGCGTCCTTTACGATTGATATTCGCGCACAGCAAAATGATGTCATGGATGCACTTGCCCAAGGTGTAAAGCGAGTCATTGACTCTTCTAAAATCTTGCATAAAGTACAAATTGAATTAAGAACAGTTGCGAATATAGTCGCAGCGGAGGTAGACACTACTGCTCAATACATTATGGAACAGGCGATCGTCCAAGCGACCGGGTTGTCGAATTTAAGAAAACCAGTTCGTACACCAGGGGGAGAGGATTTTCATCACTATGCAGTGCAACGCCCCCATTTAAAAACAAGTATGTTAGGTTTAGGATGTGGATTAACGCCTGGGCTGCACCATCCAAAGATGAGATTTAAGCAGGCAAGACTTGTAACGGGAGTTGAAATCCTGACAAGAGCTGTATTGTTAGCTTTGGAGTCGGGGAATACAAAGGAGGCATCAGCATAA
- the putP gene encoding sodium/proline symporter PutP — protein sequence MSGNMYQLLAIVIYMVAMLGIGWYAFVKTSNLTDYMLGGRSLGPAVTALSAGAADMSGWLLMGLPGAIYLSGLVEAWIAIGLTIGAYLNWLVVAPRLRVYTQVTNDSITIPSYLDNRLRDNTKLIRIASGIIILIFFTFYVSSGMVAGGKFFDSSFGYDYHTGLLIVSAVVVAYTLFGGFLAVSYTDFLQGLIMFLALVTVPLFGLFLTGGLGNTIASIKAVNPEHLNLLPATATAAGVISSLAWGLGYFGQPHIIVRFMAISSVKETKQARRIGIGWMMLSLFGAIGTALVGVAYYEQNASELKDAETVFIVLGQILFHPFIAGIMLAAILAAVMSTISSQLIVTSSALVEDIYKALFNKTADDKHYVFVGRIAVLVVAIVAAILAWNPDSSILDLVGFAWAGFGAAFGPIILLSLYWRKLTNIGALSGMVTGAATAFIWGKIKVLTETLYEIVPGFVVCLIVAVIVSIVTYRPNKEIEEEFERTEKLLKEEK from the coding sequence CGATCGCTTGGCCCAGCTGTAACTGCGCTGAGTGCAGGAGCCGCTGATATGTCTGGCTGGCTCTTAATGGGCTTGCCAGGAGCTATTTATTTATCTGGTTTGGTGGAGGCTTGGATTGCTATTGGGTTAACCATAGGAGCGTATTTGAACTGGTTAGTTGTTGCACCGCGACTTCGTGTTTATACACAAGTGACGAACGACTCCATCACCATTCCAAGTTATTTGGATAATCGTTTGCGTGACAATACCAAGTTGATAAGAATTGCATCTGGTATTATTATTTTAATCTTTTTTACATTTTATGTATCCTCAGGAATGGTAGCAGGAGGTAAGTTTTTTGATAGTTCATTTGGCTATGACTATCACACAGGTTTATTGATTGTATCAGCAGTTGTTGTAGCATACACTCTCTTCGGTGGTTTTTTAGCGGTTAGTTATACCGATTTTTTACAAGGACTTATTATGTTTTTGGCGCTTGTAACTGTACCATTATTTGGTTTGTTTTTAACGGGCGGTCTAGGCAATACGATAGCATCTATTAAAGCGGTTAATCCTGAGCATTTGAATTTATTGCCAGCAACCGCAACAGCAGCAGGAGTTATTTCTTCGCTCGCATGGGGGTTAGGCTATTTTGGACAGCCACATATCATTGTTCGTTTCATGGCTATTAGCTCAGTGAAGGAGACAAAGCAGGCTCGACGTATTGGAATTGGTTGGATGATGCTAAGTCTATTTGGTGCAATTGGGACTGCGCTGGTCGGTGTAGCCTATTACGAACAAAATGCAAGCGAGTTAAAGGATGCTGAAACAGTATTTATTGTGCTTGGTCAAATTTTATTCCATCCCTTTATTGCGGGGATTATGCTAGCAGCAATATTAGCTGCGGTAATGAGTACAATTTCATCACAATTAATTGTGACATCTTCAGCACTTGTAGAAGATATTTATAAAGCATTATTTAATAAAACAGCAGATGATAAGCATTATGTATTCGTTGGGCGTATCGCTGTATTAGTTGTAGCCATTGTAGCCGCCATTTTAGCATGGAATCCAGATAGTTCTATATTGGACTTAGTTGGTTTTGCATGGGCAGGCTTTGGTGCTGCATTTGGTCCAATCATATTACTGTCATTATATTGGAGAAAGCTAACAAATATCGGGGCGCTAAGTGGGATGGTAACAGGAGCTGCAACAGCCTTTATTTGGGGTAAGATTAAAGTTTTAACTGAGACACTGTATGAAATTGTACCAGGCTTCGTGGTTTGTTTAATCGTTGCTGTTATCGTCAGTATTGTGACGTATAGACCGAACAAAGAAATAGAAGAAGAATTTGAACGTACGGAAAAATTACTGAAGGAAGAAAAATAA
- a CDS encoding MFS transporter: protein MSTKDEIVKSVPQNGFVGHPKGLFTLFFTEFWERFSYYGMRAILIFFMYYELNQGGLGLDRGTANSIMAIYGSLVYMSGIIGGWIADRLLGTRKTIFYGGVLIMIGHLLLALPGGIGMLFTSMAFIVMGTGLLKPNVSSIVGDIYAETDSRRDAGFSIFYMGINMGAFIAPFIVGTIGQKFSFHLGFGFAGLGMLIGLIVYKLTEKKYLGLAGLQVNNPLKPEERKKVFTQFGVAALVIIILGAIGIKTGVLTMNVFSLIITALGIIIPTLFFIFMYRSKKTTQDEKSRLLAYIPLFLSAVMFWAIQEQGATILATYADSRTQLNIGGFRIQSSWFQSLNPLFVITMAPLFAMLWLKWGDKQPTTPRKFAYSLFFAGLSFLVMMIPAYLSGGETLVSPWWLVLSFFLVVVGELLLSPVGLSATTKLAPKAFAAQTMSLWFLTSAAAQAINAQLVRVYEVVSEFTYFGFLGSLSIVIGIILLVLSPIISKAMRGIN from the coding sequence ATGTCTACTAAAGATGAAATTGTAAAATCCGTCCCTCAAAATGGCTTTGTTGGACATCCTAAAGGGCTCTTTACATTATTTTTTACAGAATTTTGGGAACGATTCTCCTACTATGGTATGCGAGCGATTCTGATTTTCTTTATGTATTATGAATTGAATCAAGGTGGACTTGGTTTAGATCGTGGAACAGCAAACTCTATTATGGCTATTTATGGGTCACTTGTATATATGTCGGGAATCATTGGAGGTTGGATTGCCGATCGACTGTTAGGTACACGTAAAACGATCTTTTATGGTGGCGTGTTAATAATGATTGGTCATTTACTGCTAGCTTTACCTGGTGGAATAGGTATGTTATTTACTTCAATGGCCTTTATTGTTATGGGGACAGGCTTATTAAAGCCAAACGTTTCAAGTATCGTTGGTGATATTTATGCTGAAACAGATAGCCGTCGTGACGCAGGTTTTTCAATTTTCTATATGGGTATTAATATGGGAGCATTCATTGCACCATTTATTGTCGGAACAATTGGACAAAAATTTAGTTTCCACCTAGGCTTCGGATTTGCAGGGTTAGGAATGTTAATTGGTTTAATTGTTTATAAATTAACAGAGAAAAAATATTTAGGATTAGCAGGCCTACAAGTTAATAATCCTTTAAAGCCAGAAGAGCGTAAAAAAGTTTTTACACAATTTGGTGTGGCTGCATTAGTTATTATTATTTTAGGTGCAATCGGCATTAAAACGGGTGTATTGACAATGAATGTATTCAGTTTAATCATTACAGCTTTAGGAATTATTATTCCAACGCTGTTCTTTATATTCATGTATCGTAGTAAAAAAACAACCCAGGATGAGAAATCTCGTCTACTTGCCTATATTCCGCTGTTTTTATCGGCAGTTATGTTTTGGGCAATTCAGGAACAAGGTGCTACTATTTTAGCAACGTATGCAGACTCGCGTACACAGTTGAATATTGGTGGTTTTCGCATTCAATCTTCATGGTTCCAATCATTAAACCCTTTATTCGTTATAACGATGGCTCCGTTATTTGCAATGCTATGGTTAAAATGGGGAGATAAACAACCAACGACACCTCGAAAATTTGCCTATTCATTATTCTTTGCAGGACTATCCTTCCTAGTAATGATGATTCCAGCATATTTATCAGGTGGAGAAACTTTGGTAAGCCCATGGTGGCTAGTCCTATCCTTCTTTTTAGTCGTTGTTGGAGAGCTATTATTATCACCAGTAGGGTTGTCAGCTACGACAAAATTAGCACCAAAGGCATTTGCTGCACAAACAATGTCTCTATGGTTTTTAACAAGTGCCGCAGCGCAAGCAATTAATGCGCAACTTGTTAGGGTATATGAAGTTGTAAGCGAATTCACTTATTTCGGCTTTTTAGGTTCTTTATCAATTGTTATAGGGATAATTTTATTAGTACTTTCGCCAATCATTTCAAAAGCTATGCGAGGTATTAATTAA
- the menC gene encoding o-succinylbenzoate synthase has product MKLEEIIVRHIKMPMKAPFATSFGTIDEKELLLIEAKDQSGTIGWGEAVAFAAPWYTEETIKTTWHMLEDFLIPILLYKEIVHPDEVSTLFSSIRRNCMAKASIEGAVWDIYAQQTNQSLARALGGEKERIEVGVSVGIQPSKEELLNVIQNHLEKGYKRVKVKIKPGHDVEVVRTIRSKMPDLPLMVDANSAYTLNDLDVLQQLDAYNLLMIEQPLAVDDIVDHAKLQGKLTTPICLDESITCYEDARKAIELGSCGVINIKIGRVGGLTEAKRIHDLCKDNNIPVWCGGMLEAGIGRAQNIALTSLSNFVLPGDTAGSSHYWYEDIIFPEVIVDDGYISVPQTIGIGYMPNMKVIEKLTLSKKVYQ; this is encoded by the coding sequence GTGAAACTAGAAGAAATTATCGTTAGACATATAAAAATGCCGATGAAGGCACCTTTTGCAACAAGTTTTGGCACCATTGACGAAAAAGAATTACTACTGATAGAAGCAAAAGATCAATCAGGCACGATAGGATGGGGAGAAGCAGTTGCCTTTGCAGCACCTTGGTATACTGAGGAAACAATAAAAACAACATGGCATATGCTGGAGGACTTTCTGATACCTATCTTGTTATATAAAGAGATTGTGCACCCAGATGAGGTAAGTACTTTATTTTCCTCGATTCGACGTAATTGCATGGCAAAGGCCTCAATTGAAGGCGCTGTATGGGATATTTATGCACAGCAAACAAATCAATCGCTGGCAAGAGCCTTAGGTGGTGAAAAGGAGCGAATTGAGGTAGGCGTTAGTGTAGGTATTCAGCCTTCAAAGGAAGAATTACTGAATGTTATACAAAATCATCTTGAGAAGGGTTATAAACGAGTAAAAGTGAAAATTAAGCCTGGCCATGATGTAGAAGTGGTACGTACTATTCGTTCTAAGATGCCTGATTTACCCTTGATGGTAGATGCTAATTCAGCTTATACATTAAATGATTTAGATGTATTGCAGCAGCTTGATGCATATAATCTGCTAATGATTGAGCAGCCATTAGCTGTAGATGATATTGTGGATCATGCAAAGCTGCAAGGGAAGTTAACAACACCCATTTGCTTAGATGAAAGCATCACCTGTTATGAGGATGCCCGCAAAGCAATAGAGCTGGGTAGCTGTGGTGTTATAAATATCAAAATCGGACGAGTTGGCGGATTAACCGAAGCCAAGAGAATCCATGATTTATGTAAAGATAATAATATTCCAGTTTGGTGTGGCGGCATGCTAGAAGCAGGAATCGGACGAGCACAAAATATTGCATTAACATCGCTTAGCAATTTCGTATTGCCTGGAGATACTGCAGGCTCTAGTCATTATTGGTATGAGGATATCATCTTTCCTGAAGTTATCGTGGATGATGGCTATATAAGTGTGCCACAGACTATAGGAATAGGATATATGCCTAATATGAAAGTAATTGAGAAGTTGACACTTAGCAAGAAGGTTTACCAATAA
- a CDS encoding GNAT family N-acetyltransferase, with product MLERVRIQKIMTPAEIAEVQSLNAEIWGTQAIPSHQLLAAVQNGGLVLGAYLEDKLIGFNYCFVGYREGKMYLHSHMIGVEKTYREQGVGELLKHAQQEYARDHGFQLVHWLFEPLEARMANLSFLKLNAFSYQYENDYYGPLQDDFNEGLPSDRIVVEWWIERDRVEDSLDELEEGAEEIVPWSLTVDGLPVLDIDGEFQREQSFYKDAYLLPIPQCLQKMKVESPKLAEDWRYKVRTILTTLFEQDYAIVRMKKHKEYVHSYLLVRRSLLAL from the coding sequence ATGTTAGAAAGAGTGCGAATTCAAAAAATAATGACACCTGCTGAGATTGCAGAAGTGCAGAGTTTAAATGCGGAGATTTGGGGAACACAGGCTATCCCCTCACATCAATTATTGGCAGCTGTACAAAATGGTGGACTAGTACTTGGAGCTTATTTAGAGGACAAGCTTATTGGCTTTAACTATTGTTTTGTAGGTTATCGTGAAGGGAAAATGTATCTGCATTCACACATGATTGGTGTGGAGAAAACATATCGTGAACAAGGTGTAGGAGAATTATTAAAGCACGCGCAACAAGAATATGCAAGGGATCATGGGTTTCAGCTTGTGCATTGGCTATTTGAACCATTGGAAGCACGTATGGCTAATTTGTCATTTTTGAAGTTGAATGCTTTTAGTTATCAGTATGAAAATGATTATTATGGTCCGCTCCAAGATGATTTTAACGAGGGGCTGCCTTCAGATCGAATTGTTGTGGAATGGTGGATTGAACGTGATCGAGTAGAGGATAGCCTGGATGAGCTGGAAGAGGGGGCTGAGGAAATTGTACCGTGGTCGTTGACGGTGGATGGCTTACCTGTGCTAGATATCGATGGTGAATTCCAGCGAGAGCAATCCTTTTATAAAGATGCCTATTTACTACCCATCCCTCAATGTTTACAAAAGATGAAAGTGGAAAGCCCTAAGCTTGCGGAGGACTGGCGTTATAAGGTTCGTACAATCTTAACAACATTATTTGAACAAGATTATGCCATTGTAAGAATGAAAAAACACAAAGAATATGTGCATAGCTATCTATTAGTAAGACGCTCCTTATTAGCTTTATAA
- the hflX gene encoding GTPase HflX — MNRIKDVDILLEKAILVGVNLRNDEHFDYSVEELKNLAEALNVEVVGVVTQNLERITPSHYVGTGKIQEIKNFFEEAKANLIIFNDELSPSQIRNLERDLETKVIDRTMLILDIFGRRAKTRESQLQVELAQLQYMLPRLVGLHASLSRQGGGTGGGFKNRGAGETKLELDRRKIEDQIAKIKKELEQVKEQRETQRKQRRKNAVPVVSIVGYTNAGKSTIMNQLLARIGQEDHKQVFEKDMLFATLETSVRQIELPDKKSFLLTDTVGFVSKLPHHLVKAFRSTLEEARDADLLLHVVDVSNAEHGFMMEVTNETLKAVGVEGIPTIYVYNKADLANVPYPVVSGDNIWISAKQGVGLEELLQLIRQHIFANYVTCKMLIPYEQGNIVSYLNEHASVYDTEYEENGTLLTLEVKEADYTKYEGYVI, encoded by the coding sequence ATGAATAGAATCAAGGATGTCGATATATTGTTAGAAAAGGCCATATTAGTTGGCGTCAATTTACGAAATGATGAGCATTTTGATTATTCAGTGGAGGAGCTAAAAAATTTAGCAGAAGCTTTAAATGTGGAGGTAGTAGGGGTTGTTACTCAAAATTTAGAGCGCATTACACCATCTCATTATGTGGGTACAGGCAAAATTCAAGAAATAAAAAACTTTTTTGAAGAAGCAAAAGCCAATCTAATCATTTTCAATGATGAATTGTCTCCTTCACAAATCCGTAATTTAGAGCGTGATTTGGAGACAAAGGTCATTGATCGAACGATGTTGATTTTAGATATTTTTGGACGTCGGGCAAAAACACGAGAATCACAGCTGCAAGTAGAGTTAGCGCAGTTACAATATATGCTGCCTCGATTAGTTGGCTTGCATGCCTCTTTGAGCCGTCAAGGAGGTGGTACAGGCGGTGGCTTTAAAAACCGAGGAGCTGGTGAAACAAAGCTAGAGCTAGACCGTCGGAAAATCGAGGATCAAATTGCAAAAATTAAGAAAGAGCTAGAGCAAGTAAAGGAACAAAGAGAGACACAGCGTAAACAACGACGTAAAAATGCCGTCCCTGTCGTTTCTATTGTTGGCTATACGAATGCTGGGAAGTCCACTATTATGAATCAACTGCTTGCTAGAATCGGGCAGGAGGATCATAAACAAGTGTTTGAAAAGGATATGCTATTTGCCACACTTGAAACATCTGTCCGTCAAATAGAACTACCTGATAAAAAGAGTTTTTTATTAACGGATACAGTTGGATTCGTTAGTAAATTACCACATCATTTAGTAAAGGCATTCCGTTCTACGTTAGAGGAAGCTCGTGATGCGGATTTATTGCTGCATGTTGTAGATGTGTCAAATGCTGAGCATGGTTTTATGATGGAGGTAACGAATGAAACACTTAAAGCGGTAGGTGTTGAAGGAATACCAACTATTTATGTTTACAATAAAGCTGATTTAGCAAACGTTCCATACCCAGTTGTAAGTGGAGATAATATTTGGATATCTGCAAAGCAGGGAGTTGGTTTAGAAGAATTACTCCAATTGATACGTCAACATATTTTTGCTAACTATGTGACGTGTAAAATGCTCATACCCTATGAACAAGGAAATATTGTGTCCTATTTAAATGAGCATGCTTCTGTTTACGACACAGAGTATGAAGAAAATGGCACACTGCTAACTCTCGAAGTCAAGGAAGCGGACTATACGAAATATGAAGGATATGTAATTTAA